A single genomic interval of Romboutsia ilealis harbors:
- a CDS encoding MBL fold metallo-hydrolase, whose product MIIDKIVEPYFGENIYILIDEETKKCAVIDPGGASEKVLNYIKKNSLDLEYILLTHGHGDHIGAVNYIKSKTNATIVAHSDEKELLNDNRKNLSYSMHCGPQELDADIYVNDKDKLELGNLKLSFIHTPGHTKGSMCIRVNDDMFTGDTLFAGSIGRTDFYSGDYKQIEKSLKKLSKFEDKVKIHPGHGPSSTLGIEKMSNPYM is encoded by the coding sequence ATGATAATAGATAAGATAGTTGAACCATACTTTGGGGAAAATATTTATATATTAATAGATGAAGAAACTAAAAAGTGCGCAGTTATAGACCCAGGAGGAGCTAGTGAGAAAGTACTTAATTATATAAAGAAAAATTCTTTAGATTTAGAATATATACTACTGACTCATGGACATGGGGATCATATAGGAGCAGTTAATTATATAAAGTCTAAAACTAATGCTACAATAGTAGCTCATAGTGATGAAAAAGAATTATTAAATGATAATAGAAAAAATCTAAGTTATTCTATGCACTGTGGTCCACAAGAGTTAGATGCAGATATTTATGTTAATGATAAAGATAAATTAGAACTTGGAAATTTAAAATTAAGTTTTATTCATACACCAGGACATACAAAAGGAAGTATGTGTATAAGAGTTAATGATGATATGTTTACAGGAGATACTCTATTTGCAGGAAGTATAGGAAGAACAGATTTTTATAGTGGAGACTATAAGCAAATCGAAAAATCTTTAAAGAAGCTATCTAAATTTGAAGATAAAGTAAAAATACATCCTGGTCATGGGCCAAGTTCAACGCTTGGTATAGAGAAGATGAGTAATCCTTATATGTAA
- the dtd gene encoding D-aminoacyl-tRNA deacylase, translated as MRAVVQRVSSSKVTVNGEVTGEIKKGLLVLLGVTHEDTSKDVDYIIDKVLNLRIFEDENEKMNLSLKDVQGELLVVSQFTLYGDCRKGRRPSFSSAARPEVATKLYEEFIEKSRKEGIVTQTGRFGTHMMVDLTNDGPVTILLESNRDF; from the coding sequence ATGAGAGCAGTTGTTCAGAGAGTATCTTCTTCAAAGGTTACGGTAAATGGAGAAGTTACTGGTGAGATAAAAAAAGGATTACTTGTTTTACTTGGTGTAACTCATGAAGATACATCTAAAGATGTAGATTATATAATAGATAAAGTACTTAACTTAAGAATATTTGAAGATGAAAATGAAAAAATGAACTTATCATTAAAAGATGTACAGGGAGAACTTTTAGTAGTATCTCAATTTACTTTATATGGTGATTGTAGAAAAGGAAGAAGACCGAGTTTTTCTAGTGCGGCAAGGCCAGAAGTTGCAACAAAGTTATATGAAGAGTTTATAGAAAAATCAAGAAAAGAAGGCATAGTAACACAAACAGGTAGATTTGGTACACATATGATGGTCGATTTAACTAATGATGGTCCGGTTACTATATTACTTGAATCAAATAGAGATTTTTAA